In a single window of the Tellurirhabdus bombi genome:
- the moaA gene encoding GTP 3',8-cyclase MoaA encodes MIFDNHNRPISYLRLAVTDRCNLRCFYCMPEEGIKYLPKHQLLTYEEMERLVRVLAKLGVSKVRLTGGEPFVRNGLMEFLEQLASIDGIQEWNITTNGILTAPHIPELVRLGVGSVNLSIDTLDRERFRLITRRDELPAVRQTLDALLAHQVPVKLNAVVMEGKNIEDIPLLSELTRESPIEVRFIEEMPFNGGGSHYPVLTWTHQRILSELKSLYPDIQKIPDPANSTSYSYQIPGYKGTIGIIAAFTRSFCGSCNRIRLTAQGTLKTCLYDSGVLDVRALLRSGADDADLTAAFLKAFAHRPKNGFEAEQQRSPVTESMSTIGG; translated from the coding sequence ATGATTTTCGATAACCACAATCGTCCCATTTCCTATCTTCGACTGGCTGTAACGGATCGCTGCAACCTGCGGTGCTTTTACTGCATGCCGGAAGAAGGGATTAAATACCTGCCTAAACACCAACTGCTGACCTACGAAGAAATGGAGCGTTTGGTGCGGGTATTGGCGAAACTGGGTGTGTCGAAAGTACGGCTGACGGGTGGCGAACCTTTCGTGCGAAATGGCCTGATGGAGTTTCTGGAACAGCTTGCCTCCATCGATGGCATTCAGGAATGGAACATCACTACCAATGGAATCTTAACTGCGCCGCACATTCCAGAGCTGGTGCGCCTGGGCGTTGGTTCGGTGAATCTGAGTATTGATACGCTGGATCGGGAACGCTTTCGGCTCATCACGCGGCGGGACGAGTTGCCAGCGGTTCGGCAGACGCTCGATGCGTTGCTGGCCCATCAGGTGCCCGTAAAACTCAATGCCGTGGTGATGGAGGGAAAAAACATCGAAGATATTCCGTTGTTGTCCGAATTGACTCGGGAAAGTCCCATCGAAGTGCGGTTCATTGAGGAAATGCCTTTCAACGGGGGAGGCAGTCATTATCCGGTACTTACCTGGACGCACCAGCGGATTTTGAGTGAACTAAAGAGCCTTTATCCAGATATTCAAAAAATACCTGATCCGGCTAATTCAACATCGTATAGTTATCAAATCCCTGGTTATAAAGGTACGATTGGCATTATTGCGGCTTTTACCCGTTCGTTTTGTGGCTCCTGCAACCGGATTCGCCTGACAGCGCAGGGGACGCTTAAAACGTGCCTCTACGACAGTGGCGTTCTGGACGTTCGGGCATTGCTGCGCTCAGGAGCAGATGATGCTGACTTGACGGCTGCGTTCCTAAAAGCGTTTGCCCACCGCCCGAAAAACGGTTTCGAAGCCGAGCAACAGCGCAGTCCAGTTACGGAATCGATGTCTACCATTGGGGGCTAA
- a CDS encoding SDR family NAD(P)-dependent oxidoreductase, with translation MSTILLTGATGGLGRSVVKKLLEAEHQIVAIHQKTSSLKAEKNLEPYALDLTDEAGCQKLVSSVVEEKGSIDAAVLLAGGFAMGTLAETDYAAIEEMFRINFQTAYNLVKPVFAQMEQQKQGGRIVLISGRPALVPDAAKHMVAYALSKSLIIHLSEIINSAGKDKNIVSTVIVPSTIDTPANREAMPDADPDAWVSPDDLAELISFVTFGPGQLLREPVLKAYSRS, from the coding sequence ATGTCAACTATTCTATTGACGGGGGCGACCGGCGGCCTGGGGCGCTCCGTGGTTAAAAAACTGCTGGAAGCAGAGCACCAGATTGTCGCCATTCATCAAAAAACATCTTCGCTGAAAGCAGAAAAAAACCTGGAACCTTATGCGTTGGATTTAACCGATGAGGCGGGTTGCCAGAAGCTGGTGAGCAGCGTGGTGGAAGAAAAAGGTTCTATCGATGCGGCGGTGCTGTTGGCGGGTGGCTTCGCAATGGGAACGCTGGCAGAAACGGATTATGCCGCGATAGAGGAGATGTTTCGCATTAATTTTCAGACGGCCTATAATCTGGTAAAGCCCGTGTTTGCTCAAATGGAGCAACAAAAGCAGGGCGGACGGATCGTACTCATCAGTGGCCGACCTGCCTTGGTGCCTGATGCGGCAAAGCATATGGTTGCCTATGCGCTGTCCAAATCGCTGATCATCCACCTGTCGGAAATAATTAATTCAGCCGGGAAGGACAAAAACATTGTTTCAACTGTTATTGTGCCAAGCACGATTGATACGCCCGCTAACCGCGAAGCCATGCCCGATGCCGACCCGGATGCCTGGGTAAGTCCCGATGATCTGGCGGAATTGATTTCTTTTGTGACCTTCGGGCCGGGGCAGCTCTTGCGGGAGCCGGTCCTGAAAGCTTATAGCCGCTCCTAA
- a CDS encoding FdhF/YdeP family oxidoreductase: protein MNKIAPENFTGLRISEPKDTAAGMPAILESVRFIFSNADVVRGTKALLKLNQKDGYDCPSCAWPDPDGHRSPIAEYCESGAKAVADEIVTKHTAGPVLFQRYSVEELRQKSDLWLGQQGRLTQPMIVRPGATHYEPIDWKDAFQLIGDQLNGLQSPDEAIFYTSGRTSNEAAFLYQLFVRMYGTNNLPDCSNMCHESTSVALAETIGLGKASIVYDDFEKADVIMIMGQNPGTNAPRMMTPLEAAKRNGATIIAVNPLFETGLKAFVNPQSPRDMLLGGQKLTDIFVQIKINTDMAFLKAICILLLEEEKKAPGKVIDWPFIKQYTKEHERFIESLSNYTVEDLAKQCGLTVEKIQEVVDKLKYTQKIIICWAMGLTQHRDSVQTIQEVINLLLLKGSIGIEGGGAAPIRGHSNVQGDRTMGIWEKPKPEFLDKLKEVFGFEPPREEGHGTVDAVKAMHEGRATVFFGMGGNFLMAVSDTNYTADALQKCDLTVQVSTKLNRSHLIHGKTAIILPCLGRSDQDKQATGEQFVTTEGTTGVVQQSKGMLEPVSEHLKSEPAIIAALAKATLGEKSTVNWDQLAGNYDHIRDLIEKVVPGFEKYNERVRHPGGFYLPNGPRERRFPTTNVKESDDQNNPGRSQQNRAIFTINVPQEHPLKENELLLMTIRSHDQFNTTIYGMNDRYRGVHNERRVIFMNQKDITRLGLKVQQVVDMHSHYGGVTRTAARFIVVSYDIPAGNAAAYYPETNVLVPIENVAEKSLTPTSKSIIITVTESK, encoded by the coding sequence ATGAATAAAATTGCTCCTGAAAACTTTACTGGCTTACGTATTAGCGAGCCTAAAGATACGGCTGCCGGGATGCCCGCTATCCTGGAATCGGTTCGGTTTATATTTAGCAACGCAGACGTTGTTCGTGGTACAAAGGCATTGCTGAAATTAAATCAGAAAGACGGATATGATTGCCCGAGTTGCGCCTGGCCTGATCCAGACGGGCACCGTTCGCCAATCGCTGAGTACTGCGAAAGTGGAGCCAAAGCCGTAGCCGATGAAATTGTTACGAAGCACACCGCCGGTCCGGTTTTGTTTCAGCGGTACTCCGTCGAAGAGCTGCGCCAGAAGTCTGATCTTTGGCTGGGACAGCAGGGGCGTTTGACCCAGCCCATGATTGTCCGTCCGGGAGCCACCCACTATGAACCCATCGACTGGAAGGATGCTTTTCAATTGATTGGCGATCAGTTAAATGGGCTTCAGTCACCCGACGAAGCTATATTTTATACCTCGGGCCGGACTAGCAACGAAGCCGCCTTTCTGTACCAGCTATTTGTTCGGATGTATGGCACTAACAACCTGCCCGACTGCTCGAACATGTGTCATGAATCGACCTCGGTAGCGCTGGCTGAGACGATTGGGTTAGGCAAAGCGTCGATTGTTTATGACGATTTTGAAAAGGCTGACGTAATCATGATTATGGGCCAGAACCCCGGCACAAATGCTCCCCGGATGATGACGCCTCTGGAAGCCGCCAAGCGAAACGGGGCCACAATTATTGCGGTCAATCCACTTTTTGAAACGGGTCTGAAAGCCTTTGTCAACCCACAGAGTCCGCGTGATATGTTACTTGGTGGGCAGAAATTGACGGACATTTTTGTGCAGATCAAGATCAACACGGACATGGCGTTTCTGAAAGCCATTTGTATACTACTACTGGAAGAAGAAAAGAAAGCGCCGGGGAAAGTGATCGACTGGCCTTTCATCAAACAATATACAAAGGAGCACGAGCGCTTCATTGAGAGCTTGAGCAACTATACGGTAGAAGATCTGGCAAAGCAGTGCGGCCTGACGGTAGAAAAGATTCAGGAAGTAGTTGATAAACTGAAATATACCCAGAAGATCATTATCTGCTGGGCGATGGGTCTGACGCAGCATCGCGATTCGGTGCAAACCATTCAGGAAGTGATCAATCTGCTGTTACTGAAAGGAAGCATTGGCATTGAAGGCGGTGGGGCTGCCCCGATTCGGGGGCATAGCAACGTGCAGGGCGACCGAACAATGGGAATTTGGGAGAAGCCGAAACCTGAATTTCTGGATAAACTAAAAGAAGTGTTTGGCTTTGAACCCCCGCGCGAAGAAGGCCACGGCACGGTGGATGCCGTCAAAGCAATGCACGAGGGAAGAGCAACCGTTTTTTTTGGAATGGGGGGTAATTTTTTGATGGCTGTTTCGGATACAAACTATACCGCCGACGCCTTGCAAAAATGCGACCTAACCGTTCAGGTATCAACCAAGCTCAACCGGAGCCATTTGATTCATGGCAAGACGGCTATTATTTTGCCCTGTCTGGGTCGCTCAGATCAGGACAAGCAGGCAACTGGCGAACAATTCGTCACAACTGAAGGCACAACCGGCGTGGTGCAACAATCGAAAGGCATGCTGGAACCGGTATCTGAGCACCTGAAAAGTGAACCGGCAATTATAGCTGCTCTGGCAAAAGCAACCTTAGGCGAAAAAAGCACGGTTAACTGGGATCAATTGGCTGGTAATTACGACCATATTCGCGACTTGATTGAAAAAGTGGTACCCGGTTTCGAAAAATACAACGAGCGGGTGCGGCATCCGGGTGGGTTCTACCTGCCCAACGGTCCGCGCGAACGGCGTTTTCCTACTACTAACGTGAAAGAAAGTGACGATCAGAATAATCCAGGTCGCAGCCAGCAAAACCGCGCTATTTTCACGATTAACGTACCGCAGGAACACCCGCTGAAAGAAAATGAACTACTGCTCATGACGATACGGAGTCACGATCAGTTTAACACAACCATTTACGGCATGAATGACCGGTATCGGGGCGTTCATAACGAGCGGCGAGTAATTTTTATGAATCAAAAAGACATTACCCGATTAGGGCTGAAAGTGCAGCAGGTGGTGGATATGCACTCGCATTATGGGGGGGTAACGCGTACGGCAGCACGGTTTATTGTGGTTTCGTATGACATTCCAGCAGGAAATGCGGCAGCTTATTACCCTGAAACAAACGTGCTGGTGCCGATTGAAAACGTGGCCGAAAAAAGCCTGACGCCAACATCAAAATCGATTATTATCACTGTAACTGAATCAAAATAA
- the fdhD gene encoding formate dehydrogenase accessory sulfurtransferase FdhD translates to MLSVAPTKVWRVESDGTHEQPDLLAVEEPLQIRLGYGPVDNRQQRPLVITMRTPGHDEELALGYLFAEGIIRAPTDVLSCRYCVSDATKQTNDLRVELHPNVVVDWEKLERTGLSSAACGMCGKTSIEAVQAVGAATITSSLSISPETIYTLPERLRESQRAFAYTGGMHAAALFDEAGQIRLVREDIGRHNALDKLIGAAFWQGWLPLSLSGVLVSGRVGFELVQKCWMAGVPLLAAIGAPSSLAVEMAGEAGMTLLGFVRENRYNNYSPIPDAKNAVRV, encoded by the coding sequence ATGTTATCTGTTGCGCCCACGAAGGTCTGGCGAGTTGAGTCGGACGGCACCCACGAGCAGCCTGATCTGTTGGCCGTCGAAGAGCCTCTACAAATCCGCTTGGGCTACGGACCCGTTGATAATCGCCAGCAGCGGCCATTGGTTATAACCATGCGAACGCCCGGCCACGATGAAGAACTGGCTTTGGGTTATCTATTCGCCGAAGGCATCATTCGGGCGCCAACGGATGTGCTCTCCTGCCGGTATTGCGTGTCGGATGCGACCAAGCAAACCAACGATTTGCGGGTCGAGCTGCATCCGAATGTGGTTGTTGACTGGGAGAAGCTGGAGCGTACCGGTCTTAGTTCGGCAGCCTGTGGTATGTGCGGTAAAACGTCCATTGAGGCGGTGCAAGCGGTTGGTGCAGCTACCATTACATCCTCGCTGTCTATTTCTCCAGAAACCATTTATACCTTACCCGAGCGCCTGCGCGAATCGCAGCGCGCATTTGCTTATACAGGTGGCATGCACGCCGCTGCGCTTTTTGACGAGGCCGGACAGATTCGCCTGGTTCGGGAAGACATCGGACGGCACAACGCACTCGACAAATTAATAGGGGCGGCGTTCTGGCAGGGTTGGCTGCCCTTGAGTCTTTCGGGGGTGCTGGTGAGTGGTCGGGTTGGTTTTGAATTGGTACAGAAATGCTGGATGGCAGGCGTTCCCCTGCTAGCCGCGATAGGCGCTCCGTCGAGTCTGGCGGTTGAGATGGCTGGAGAAGCCGGAATGACACTCTTAGGCTTTGTTCGCGAAAATCGTTACAATAATTACTCGCCAATACCTGACGCTAAAAATGCGGTCAGGGTTTGA
- a CDS encoding head GIN domain-containing protein → MKRFAFLCIYAFILSATVSSCYFEKIGPYEETTQNYGLKNFDRLEMGSGFEVKLVQGASFDVSVRGDKDDINDLDIYTRNGTLKAEYRRNRSNRRHEMHITVTMPTLRGVDFSGALQATAIGFDDLTTLDIRLSGASKVDFVGKANRLNVNLSGASTLDLEGKGAELRAELSGASTLRSTKYIVNAAELDLSGASSARVLVSDDLNVKASGASNVRYQGKPRINSQTSGNSTVNPE, encoded by the coding sequence ATGAAACGTTTTGCTTTCCTGTGTATCTACGCCTTTATTTTATCCGCAACGGTCTCCTCCTGTTATTTTGAGAAAATTGGCCCTTACGAAGAAACCACCCAAAACTACGGCCTGAAGAATTTCGACCGCCTGGAAATGGGCAGCGGTTTTGAGGTGAAACTAGTGCAGGGGGCGTCTTTCGATGTTAGCGTTCGGGGGGATAAAGATGACATAAACGATCTGGATATCTACACACGGAACGGCACCTTAAAGGCCGAATACCGCCGCAATCGTTCTAACCGCCGCCACGAGATGCACATTACCGTTACGATGCCAACGCTCCGGGGCGTTGATTTTTCCGGTGCGCTTCAGGCAACCGCTATAGGCTTTGACGATTTAACCACGTTGGATATTCGTTTATCCGGGGCTTCCAAAGTTGATTTCGTGGGTAAAGCAAATCGCCTGAACGTGAATTTATCGGGGGCTTCTACGCTGGATCTGGAAGGCAAAGGAGCCGAGCTACGCGCTGAGCTGTCGGGAGCTAGTACGCTGAGAAGCACAAAATACATAGTTAATGCTGCCGAATTAGACCTTTCGGGTGCCAGTTCGGCCCGCGTGCTGGTTTCTGATGATCTAAATGTAAAGGCCAGTGGAGCCAGCAATGTTCGCTACCAGGGCAAGCCACGGATAAATTCCCAAACTTCAGGAAATAGCACGGTTAATCCAGAGTAA
- the pyrR gene encoding bifunctional pyr operon transcriptional regulator/uracil phosphoribosyltransferase PyrR has translation MNQKRLILSSPLLEIVISRLSQELIENHQDFANSVILGMQPRGIYFAERIVRELCRILQKDVPLGYLDATFYRDDFRRRDSPLRPNTTHVPFLIENKKVILIDDVVATGRMVRAAMDAMTAFGRPQSVELLVLIDRRYNRDVPITPDYTGKRVSTLESQRVLVEWREQGCEEDRIWLMG, from the coding sequence ATGAACCAGAAACGCCTTATTCTGTCCAGTCCGTTGCTGGAAATTGTCATTAGTCGACTAAGTCAGGAATTGATCGAAAACCACCAGGATTTTGCCAATTCGGTCATTCTTGGGATGCAGCCGCGCGGAATTTATTTTGCCGAGCGCATCGTTCGCGAACTGTGTCGGATTCTGCAAAAAGATGTTCCTTTGGGGTATCTGGATGCGACGTTCTACCGCGATGATTTCCGCCGCCGCGACTCGCCACTGCGGCCCAACACGACCCACGTGCCGTTTCTGATTGAAAATAAGAAGGTAATTCTGATCGATGATGTCGTTGCTACAGGTCGGATGGTTCGGGCGGCAATGGATGCCATGACCGCTTTCGGGCGGCCCCAATCCGTTGAGCTACTCGTTCTGATCGACCGGCGCTACAACCGGGATGTGCCCATTACCCCCGACTATACGGGCAAACGGGTGAGCACCCTGGAGTCGCAGCGCGTTTTGGTCGAATGGCGGGAGCAAGGCTGCGAAGAAGACCGGATTTGGCTGATGGGATAA
- the pth gene encoding aminoacyl-tRNA hydrolase → MKFLIAGLGNIGPEYVLTRHNAGFMVLDRMAAQYDFSFTMNRLAYTAEHRHKGKIIHLIKPTTYMNLSGKAINYYLKQHSIPVENLLVVTDDKDLPLGKIRVKPKGSPGGHNGLKNIDEVLGTQEYVRLRFGIGNNFSKGRQVDFVLGQFPEDELVQLPEFLDKAGDAALSFCTSGIQATMNFFNQ, encoded by the coding sequence ATGAAATTTCTGATTGCTGGATTAGGGAATATTGGTCCTGAATATGTCTTAACCCGCCACAATGCCGGCTTTATGGTGCTGGATCGGATGGCGGCTCAATATGATTTTTCGTTCACGATGAATCGCCTGGCCTACACGGCTGAGCACCGCCACAAAGGCAAAATCATTCACTTGATCAAGCCCACCACGTACATGAACCTTAGTGGTAAAGCCATTAACTATTATTTAAAGCAGCATTCTATTCCCGTCGAAAACTTGCTGGTTGTTACCGACGATAAGGATTTACCGCTCGGCAAAATCCGGGTGAAGCCCAAAGGTTCGCCGGGTGGCCACAACGGATTAAAAAATATTGATGAGGTTTTGGGTACCCAGGAATACGTTCGGTTGCGCTTCGGAATTGGCAACAATTTTTCGAAAGGACGGCAGGTTGATTTTGTCTTGGGTCAATTCCCGGAAGACGAATTGGTACAATTACCAGAATTTCTTGACAAAGCGGGAGATGCGGCTCTAAGTTTTTGTACTTCCGGCATACAGGCAACCATGAATTTTTTCAACCAATAA
- a CDS encoding CBU_0592 family membrane protein: MFEIVVEVLGWIGSVLIVGAYGLNILGKLSSNAPAYIWMNMIGGLFFIVNTVHHHAYPSAVVNIIWVFIAIYSIINRKKS; this comes from the coding sequence ATGTTCGAAATCGTTGTTGAAGTCCTCGGCTGGATTGGCTCCGTATTGATTGTGGGCGCCTATGGACTGAATATTCTCGGGAAACTTTCGTCGAATGCGCCTGCTTATATCTGGATGAACATGATCGGCGGCTTGTTTTTTATCGTCAATACCGTGCATCATCACGCATATCCGTCGGCAGTAGTAAATATCATTTGGGTATTCATTGCCATCTATTCAATCATCAACCGGAAAAAATCCTAG
- a CDS encoding peptidylprolyl isomerase, which translates to MKAEMRTDKGTMLIEFFEKDAPKTVENFVTLSKKGFYDGIIFHRVIPNFMIQGGDPTGTGAGGPGYSIPCELTGDNQYHDKGVLSMAHRGRNTGGSQFFICHNRQNTQHLDRNHTVFGKVVEGLDVIDQIRQGDKIQSITILEDEQA; encoded by the coding sequence ATGAAAGCTGAAATGCGTACCGATAAGGGTACAATGTTGATTGAGTTTTTTGAGAAAGACGCCCCGAAAACGGTTGAGAATTTCGTGACGCTGTCGAAAAAAGGATTTTATGATGGGATTATCTTTCATCGGGTAATTCCTAACTTCATGATCCAGGGTGGCGATCCAACCGGCACCGGCGCGGGCGGACCAGGTTACTCAATTCCTTGCGAACTGACCGGCGACAACCAGTACCACGACAAAGGTGTGCTGTCGATGGCCCACCGGGGTCGCAACACAGGTGGCTCACAGTTTTTTATCTGCCACAACCGCCAAAACACGCAGCACCTGGACCGGAACCATACCGTGTTCGGAAAAGTAGTTGAAGGATTGGACGTGATCGACCAAATTCGGCAGGGCGATAAAATTCAGAGCATTACCATTCTGGAAGACGAGCAAGCATAA